A region from the Clostridium beijerinckii genome encodes:
- a CDS encoding sugar ABC transporter substrate-binding protein encodes MNKYFKWSVIIGLLLLFCSSNLFFLYLLRDKGVEISPIKPKIVLISHIKTNPYWVNVREGAERAAKERGAVIEFIGPTTASTEEGLKLFEMATSAKVSGIITYVQEEGKYKKQINSAMEKGIPVVTIDSDEVDSNRLSYVGTDNILAGQVAGKEMVQQVGTTGNIAIVMGGKDVKNQKERVEGFKNYITSNSNLKIIDEDSSDAMLLEAEIITRKILNRNNKVDALFCTSALDGIGAAKAIKGLNDQGKVKIICFDDLEETLNNIKNGLVTATIVQKSDEMGYKAVNIIMDKIEGNTNIDSKYLTNVNIINKTNVDTYR; translated from the coding sequence TAAAGGGGTGGAAATAAGTCCTATAAAACCTAAAATAGTATTAATATCTCATATAAAGACAAACCCTTATTGGGTGAATGTAAGAGAAGGGGCAGAAAGAGCTGCTAAGGAAAGAGGCGCAGTAATAGAATTTATTGGGCCAACAACTGCAAGTACAGAGGAAGGATTAAAACTTTTTGAAATGGCTACATCTGCTAAAGTGAGTGGAATAATAACATATGTTCAAGAAGAGGGGAAATATAAAAAGCAAATTAATAGTGCAATGGAAAAGGGAATACCGGTAGTGACAATAGATTCAGATGAAGTAGATAGCAATAGGTTATCATATGTTGGAACTGATAATATTTTAGCTGGACAAGTTGCAGGAAAGGAAATGGTACAACAAGTTGGAACTACTGGAAATATTGCAATAGTAATGGGAGGAAAGGACGTTAAAAATCAAAAAGAAAGAGTAGAAGGCTTTAAGAATTATATAACTTCAAATTCTAATTTGAAAATTATAGATGAAGACTCATCCGATGCTATGCTTCTTGAAGCAGAAATTATAACTAGAAAGATATTGAATAGAAACAATAAGGTGGATGCATTATTTTGTACGTCAGCCCTTGATGGTATTGGAGCAGCTAAAGCAATAAAAGGGCTGAATGATCAAGGTAAAGTAAAAATTATATGTTTTGATGATTTAGAAGAAACTTTAAATAATATTAAAAATGGATTGGTAACAGCAACAATAGTACAGAAAAGTGATGAAATGGGATATAAAGCTGTTAATATCATTATGGATAAAATTGAAGGAAATACTAATATTGATTCAAAATACTTAACTAATGTAAATATAATTAATAAAACTAACGTAGATACTTATAGGTAA
- a CDS encoding sensor histidine kinase yields MKIRSLNSKFIIFVICLIIPIGICNIISLAMSKKIEDGYVNMLNNMLITNEIKQHIDGSLDSFNQYILNGTEQSKESYNNEVFLAKQKIQTLKKNSDSRSQYILRDLDNTLGSYKESSEKTISAYENKEGYIFYYDDFIATKNIASYFNIYASTLMQNYLETSSIAYKELNKNSRIVYIALATYLILILSMCVIYAMFFIRNISKGLKGIVETSNKVSKGQFEYYEGNKTDIYELDVLIKTFNTMIKDIKNFISSINDKLILEKKLKEEEMKNLQYENALKEFDLKVLQSQINPHFLFNTLNCVNATAIMENATTTSKLIKSVSNILRYSLRSMNTNSLLEEEINIVKDYIYIQERRFDDRVKFNLNVNMDMKKVKVPGMTIQPLVENAFIHGIESKEEGGCIDISISNEYGICSVIVQDDGVGIPKEILDKINNYNYDTQHIGHTTGLGINIVEKRLRYLYDKKDMFKIESEEGKGTKVYLKIPIMGDGNNDENITC; encoded by the coding sequence TTGAAAATTAGAAGTTTAAATAGCAAATTTATTATATTTGTTATATGTTTAATTATCCCAATAGGTATATGCAATATTATATCCTTAGCAATGAGCAAAAAAATTGAAGATGGGTATGTTAATATGCTTAATAATATGCTTATAACAAATGAAATTAAACAACACATTGATGGTTCTTTAGACAGTTTTAATCAATATATATTAAATGGCACTGAACAAAGTAAAGAAAGTTATAATAATGAAGTATTTCTAGCAAAGCAAAAAATACAAACATTGAAAAAAAATTCTGATAGCAGAAGTCAATATATTTTACGTGATTTAGATAATACTTTAGGATCATATAAAGAAAGTTCAGAAAAAACAATTTCAGCTTATGAAAATAAAGAAGGATATATTTTTTATTATGATGATTTTATAGCAACTAAAAATATTGCTTCATATTTCAATATATATGCATCTACTTTGATGCAAAACTATTTAGAAACTAGCAGTATAGCTTATAAAGAATTGAATAAAAATAGTAGAATTGTATATATAGCTTTAGCAACTTATCTAATATTGATTTTATCTATGTGTGTAATATATGCTATGTTTTTTATAAGAAATATTTCAAAAGGGTTAAAAGGAATAGTTGAAACATCTAATAAGGTATCTAAAGGGCAATTTGAATATTATGAAGGAAATAAAACTGATATATATGAATTAGATGTGCTTATAAAAACGTTTAATACTATGATAAAAGATATAAAAAACTTCATAAGTTCAATTAATGATAAGCTTATATTAGAAAAAAAATTAAAAGAAGAAGAAATGAAAAATCTCCAATATGAAAACGCTTTAAAAGAATTTGATTTAAAAGTGTTGCAATCCCAAATAAATCCACATTTTTTGTTTAATACTTTAAATTGTGTAAATGCAACAGCTATAATGGAAAATGCTACGACTACAAGTAAATTAATAAAATCAGTATCAAATATACTAAGATATTCTTTAAGAAGTATGAATACAAATTCACTGTTAGAAGAAGAGATAAATATTGTAAAAGATTATATATATATTCAAGAACGTAGGTTTGACGATAGAGTGAAATTTAATTTAAATGTAAATATGGATATGAAAAAAGTAAAGGTTCCAGGGATGACAATACAGCCATTGGTAGAAAATGCATTTATACATGGGATAGAATCTAAAGAAGAGGGTGGATGCATAGATATAAGTATAAGCAATGAATATGGAATTTGCAGTGTTATTGTTCAGGATGATGGTGTTGGAATTCCAAAGGAAATTTTGGATAAAATTAATAACTATAATTATGATACTCAACATATTGGGCATACAACTGGACTTGGAATAAATATAGTCGAAAAGAGACTTAGATATTTATATGACAAAAAAGATATGTTTAAAATAGAGAGTGAAGAGGGGAAGGGGACAAAGGTTTATTTAAAAATACCAATAATGGGGGATGGCAATAATGATGAAAATATTACTTGCTGA
- a CDS encoding DNA-binding response regulator produces the protein MMKILLADDEKYDRETLNHIIKESFPDELDVYEARNGREAIELSESIRPDIVIMDIKMPGIDGIQALKEINTTLPNLYSIILTAYDYFDFALEAVKINVKEYLLKPFTKEEIIEKISSGIQFVKKEQNKRKSEIENKEKIYTLLPVLENQLSDLIINDKLEDVDYRMYLQCLNMNFINSYAMVISIKDKYDYEHASRNEKDKIKIKIGEYIKEYINRKDKCIGNYVFYQELTYFIQIENEDINDFKNLEIDLAFNLRREIKKRFNVSIRAGLGEIYNSVEQIVESYRQATKCLIYNSDNVNIIHIGDINDKLKNDKFINSNIDNSNFIDVKNNKSANKIKAKLFENVKNFIKENIETELELEKVASNFSLSVYYFSRTFKEVTGTSYSDYINKCRIDIAKELLSSGKMNVKEVCYKVGYNDPNYFSKVFKKYEGVSPVNFKITYEEKFM, from the coding sequence ATGATGAAAATATTACTTGCTGATGATGAAAAATATGATAGAGAAACACTTAATCATATAATAAAAGAAAGTTTTCCGGATGAATTAGACGTATATGAAGCTAGAAATGGGAGGGAAGCAATTGAATTATCGGAAAGTATTAGACCAGATATAGTTATAATGGATATAAAAATGCCAGGAATAGACGGAATACAAGCTTTAAAGGAAATAAATACTACATTACCTAATTTATATAGCATAATTTTAACTGCTTATGATTATTTTGATTTTGCATTAGAAGCTGTGAAAATAAATGTAAAGGAATATCTTCTAAAGCCATTCACAAAAGAGGAAATAATTGAGAAAATTTCTTCAGGAATTCAGTTTGTGAAGAAGGAACAGAATAAGAGGAAAAGTGAGATTGAAAACAAAGAGAAAATATATACATTATTACCAGTATTAGAAAATCAACTAAGTGATTTAATAATCAATGATAAACTCGAAGATGTCGATTATAGAATGTATTTGCAATGTTTAAATATGAATTTCATCAATAGCTATGCAATGGTTATATCTATTAAAGACAAGTATGATTATGAACATGCAAGTAGGAATGAAAAAGATAAAATTAAAATTAAGATAGGCGAGTATATTAAGGAATACATTAATAGAAAGGATAAGTGCATAGGGAATTATGTGTTTTATCAGGAATTAACTTATTTTATACAAATAGAAAATGAAGATATAAATGATTTTAAAAATTTAGAAATTGATCTTGCCTTTAATTTGAGAAGGGAAATAAAAAAGAGATTTAATGTTTCAATAAGAGCTGGACTTGGAGAAATATATAATTCAGTAGAACAAATAGTTGAATCATATAGACAAGCTACAAAATGTCTAATATATAACTCAGATAATGTAAATATTATTCATATAGGTGATATTAATGATAAATTAAAGAATGATAAATTTATTAATAGTAATATTGATAATAGTAATTTTATTGATGTAAAAAATAATAAAAGTGCTAATAAAATAAAGGCAAAGTTATTTGAAAATGTAAAGAATTTTATTAAAGAAAATATTGAGACAGAGTTAGAACTGGAGAAAGTTGCTAGTAACTTCAGTTTAAGTGTATATTATTTTAGTAGAACTTTTAAAGAAGTTACAGGTACAAGTTATTCAGATTATATAAATAAATGTAGAATAGATATAGCTAAGGAATTACTTTCAAGTGGGAAAATGAATGTTAAAGAGGTTTGCTATAAAGTTGGATATAACGATCCTAATTATTTCAGCAAAGTATTTAAAAAATACGAAGGAGTAAGTCCAGTTAACTTCAAAATAACATATGAAGAAAAATTTATGTAA
- a CDS encoding D-xylose ABC transporter substrate-binding protein → MKSKKMVKLLGLTLSGILIFSALTGCGAKTGGQTADSGDKKIKIGVSMDDLRLERWQHDKEIFEEEAKKLGAEVVFQSANGDDTTQMSQAENLISQGVDILVIIPHNGESIAPIVEEAHQNKIKVLAYDRLITNSDVDYYVSFDNVKVGELQGKAIVDKTPKGNYFMMGGSPTDNNAKLFRQGQMNVIQPYVDKGDIKLVGDQWVKDWNAEEALKIMENALTANNNKIDAVVASNDSTAGGAVQALQAQGLSGKITISGQDADLAGCQRVVEGAQSMTVYKPIKDIATKAAEMAVKMAKGEEIQTNGSITNNGQKDVPSVLLTPIAVSADNMNDTVIKDGFQKFDDVYKNVPEDKRPSK, encoded by the coding sequence ATGAAATCCAAAAAGATGGTTAAATTATTAGGTCTAACATTAAGCGGAATATTAATATTTTCAGCATTAACAGGATGTGGAGCAAAAACAGGTGGACAAACAGCTGATAGTGGAGACAAGAAAATAAAAATTGGTGTAAGTATGGATGATTTGAGACTTGAAAGATGGCAACATGATAAGGAAATCTTTGAAGAAGAAGCAAAGAAGCTTGGAGCAGAAGTTGTTTTTCAGTCTGCAAATGGAGATGATACAACACAAATGTCACAGGCTGAAAACCTTATATCTCAAGGGGTAGATATTTTGGTTATAATACCACATAATGGAGAATCAATAGCACCTATTGTAGAAGAAGCTCATCAAAATAAAATAAAAGTTTTAGCTTATGATAGATTAATTACCAATAGTGATGTAGATTATTATGTATCATTTGATAATGTTAAAGTTGGAGAATTACAAGGAAAAGCAATTGTAGATAAAACTCCAAAGGGGAATTATTTTATGATGGGAGGCTCTCCAACAGACAATAACGCAAAGTTATTTAGACAAGGACAAATGAATGTAATACAACCTTATGTAGATAAAGGTGATATAAAATTAGTTGGAGATCAATGGGTAAAAGATTGGAATGCAGAAGAAGCATTAAAGATAATGGAAAATGCGCTAACTGCAAACAATAATAAAATAGATGCTGTTGTTGCTTCAAATGATAGTACTGCTGGTGGAGCTGTTCAAGCATTACAAGCACAAGGATTATCAGGGAAAATTACAATTTCTGGACAAGATGCTGATTTAGCAGGTTGCCAAAGAGTTGTTGAGGGAGCTCAATCAATGACAGTATATAAACCTATTAAGGATATTGCTACAAAAGCAGCTGAAATGGCTGTAAAGATGGCCAAAGGTGAAGAAATTCAAACAAATGGAAGCATAACTAATAATGGGCAAAAGGATGTTCCTTCAGTATTACTTACTCCAATAGCAGTTTCAGCTGATAATATGAATGATACTGTTATAAAAGATGGTTTCCAAAAATTTGACGATGTATATAAGAATGTACCAGAAGATAAAAGACCAAGTAAGTAA
- a CDS encoding xylose ABC transporter ATP-binding protein translates to MSEYILEMKDIVKEFFGVKALDRVSLKVKKGEIHALCGENGAGKSTLMKVLSGEHPAGSYSGKIIFEGKELNQISIKDSERVGIAIIHQELALIKQLSVAENIFLGNEIGEHGLVNFSEQLNKTNELLNRVKLNVSPLTRAGDLGIGHQQLVEIAKALSKNAKLLILDEPSASLSEGEVEVLMGILDDLRKDGVTCIYISHKLNEVTRICDNVTVIRDGSTIGQVSIKEIDQDKLVQMMVGREMKNLFPREEHKIGEEFFEVKNFNVIDPFNKNIKRVKNASFTLRRGEILGISGLVGSGRTEMVASIYGSFQGEKNGEVYFEGKKINIKNPSDALSKGIAMVPEDRKKDGIIAGMSVAKNMTISNLLKYKKGLSVIDNDKEMMDVLQFIDEIKIKTASTELAIKNLSGGNQQKVILAKNLLAEPKILILDEPTRGIDVGAKYEIYKLIFKLAKQGISIIMVSSELPEVLGISDRVLVMNEGEIKANLENKGLTQEMIMRYSVGKKDENVSASYKEESMTSVGGV, encoded by the coding sequence ATGAGTGAGTATATTTTAGAAATGAAAGATATAGTCAAAGAATTCTTTGGAGTAAAGGCATTAGATAGAGTATCTTTAAAAGTTAAAAAGGGAGAAATTCATGCTCTTTGTGGTGAAAATGGAGCGGGAAAATCTACACTAATGAAAGTTTTAAGTGGAGAGCACCCGGCTGGGTCTTACTCAGGAAAAATAATTTTTGAAGGCAAAGAATTAAACCAAATAAGTATAAAAGATTCTGAAAGAGTTGGTATAGCAATTATCCATCAGGAATTAGCTCTTATTAAGCAATTATCTGTAGCAGAAAATATTTTTTTAGGAAATGAAATAGGCGAACATGGACTGGTAAATTTTAGTGAACAATTAAATAAGACAAATGAATTATTAAATAGGGTTAAATTAAATGTTAGTCCACTTACTAGAGCAGGAGATTTAGGTATTGGGCACCAACAATTAGTTGAAATTGCAAAAGCTCTATCTAAAAATGCTAAATTATTAATTCTTGATGAACCTTCAGCTTCTTTAAGTGAAGGGGAAGTAGAAGTTTTAATGGGAATATTAGATGATTTAAGAAAAGATGGAGTTACATGTATATATATTTCTCATAAACTTAACGAAGTTACAAGAATATGTGACAATGTTACTGTAATTAGAGATGGCTCAACAATAGGTCAAGTTTCTATTAAAGAAATAGACCAAGATAAATTAGTACAAATGATGGTTGGAAGAGAAATGAAAAATTTATTTCCAAGGGAAGAACATAAAATAGGTGAAGAATTTTTTGAAGTAAAAAACTTCAATGTTATAGATCCATTTAATAAGAACATAAAAAGAGTGAAGAATGCAAGTTTTACATTAAGACGTGGAGAAATACTTGGGATTTCAGGTCTAGTTGGTTCAGGCAGAACAGAAATGGTAGCAAGTATATATGGAAGTTTCCAAGGTGAAAAGAATGGTGAAGTATATTTTGAAGGTAAAAAAATTAACATAAAAAATCCAAGTGATGCTTTAAGTAAAGGAATAGCTATGGTTCCGGAAGATAGAAAAAAAGATGGAATAATTGCAGGCATGAGTGTAGCTAAGAATATGACAATAAGTAATTTGTTAAAATATAAAAAAGGATTAAGTGTAATAGATAATGATAAAGAAATGATGGATGTTCTACAATTTATTGATGAAATAAAGATAAAGACTGCATCAACAGAATTAGCAATAAAAAATTTAAGCGGTGGAAATCAACAAAAAGTAATACTAGCAAAAAATCTTTTAGCCGAACCGAAAATATTAATATTGGATGAGCCAACTAGAGGGATTGATGTTGGAGCTAAGTATGAAATTTATAAGTTAATTTTTAAATTAGCTAAACAAGGAATATCCATAATAATGGTTTCATCTGAATTGCCAGAAGTTCTTGGAATTAGTGATAGAGTTTTAGTAATGAATGAAGGTGAAATAAAAGCGAATCTTGAGAATAAAGGATTAACTCAAGAAATGATTATGAGATATTCTGTAGGAAAGAAAGATGAAAATGTGAGTGCAAGTTACAAAGAAGAAAGTATGACTTCTGTAGGAGGGGTATAA
- a CDS encoding sugar ABC transporter permease: MQLSKSTGSEKEKKFEFNVIFKSKMTAILLATAVLWVLFTVLTDGNFLTTRNLSNLFRQMSITGVLSIGMCFVIILGEIDLSAGSTLGLLGGIAAILNVWFGFSAIPTVVITLILGVIMGAWNGYWIAVKNVPSFIVTLGSMLIFRGILIGITGGNTVAPLSPDFKAIGQAYLPTALGYVLVVLAIAGSAYLVLNNRKNKIKYNIDVKPMAFDVFTIVGIGVVSLALVVILNDYQGFPIPAFIMLLIALILGFVGTKTIFGRRMYGIGGNRDAARLSGINVKKHIIVIYSVLGLLCGVAGILLTTRLNAGSVSAGQSAEMDAIAACVIGGASLAGGSGTVVGALVGALVMASIDNGMSMMNTPTFWQYIVKGLILLIAVWMDISSKNKK, translated from the coding sequence ATGCAATTAAGTAAAAGTACAGGTTCAGAAAAAGAAAAGAAATTTGAGTTTAATGTAATATTTAAATCTAAGATGACAGCAATATTATTAGCAACAGCAGTATTGTGGGTTTTATTTACAGTTTTAACAGATGGGAATTTTTTAACAACAAGAAATTTATCAAATTTATTTAGACAAATGTCAATTACAGGGGTACTTTCTATAGGAATGTGTTTTGTAATTATTTTAGGTGAGATAGACCTTTCAGCAGGATCAACTCTTGGATTACTAGGAGGAATTGCAGCAATATTAAATGTTTGGTTTGGTTTTTCAGCTATTCCAACAGTAGTAATAACATTAATACTTGGTGTAATTATGGGAGCTTGGAATGGATATTGGATAGCAGTTAAGAATGTTCCATCATTTATAGTTACTTTGGGTAGTATGCTTATTTTTAGAGGAATATTAATAGGGATTACTGGAGGAAATACTGTAGCTCCATTATCACCAGATTTTAAAGCAATAGGACAAGCTTATCTACCAACAGCCCTTGGGTATGTCTTAGTGGTATTAGCAATTGCAGGTTCAGCATATTTAGTATTAAATAATAGAAAAAATAAAATTAAATACAATATTGATGTTAAACCAATGGCTTTTGATGTATTTACAATAGTTGGAATTGGAGTTGTATCGTTAGCATTAGTAGTAATTCTTAATGACTATCAAGGATTCCCAATACCTGCCTTCATAATGTTACTTATAGCTTTGATATTAGGATTTGTAGGAACAAAAACTATATTCGGTAGAAGAATGTATGGAATTGGTGGCAATAGAGATGCAGCAAGATTATCAGGTATAAATGTAAAAAAACATATTATAGTTATATATTCAGTACTTGGCTTACTTTGTGGAGTTGCAGGAATATTATTAACAACAAGATTAAATGCAGGGTCAGTTTCAGCTGGTCAAAGTGCAGAAATGGATGCAATTGCAGCATGTGTTATTGGCGGTGCAAGTTTAGCTGGTGGTAGCGGTACAGTTGTTGGAGCATTAGTTGGTGCTCTTGTAATGGCAAGCATAGATAACGGTATGAGTATGATGAATACACCTACGTTTTGGCAATATATTGTTAAAGGTCTAATATTACTGATTGCTGTATGGATGGATATATCATCTAAAAACAAAAAATAA
- a CDS encoding ABC transporter substrate-binding protein: MNKNLKRMATVITTVVMMSSLLIGCGSSNSSAVNGTASEKTKLTLWHIQTATAKDAIHASAERFMKENPQYEVEIVDQVNDSYKQKLAMSMSSNQTPDVFMQWGGSGLIDYVNSNKIADLTDLMNKDNYKGKFIDAGINQSSYNGKIYAVPVENVSVAGFFYNKDVFTKYGIEEPKTISELEAACDKLKANGVAPFALANATKWTGSMYYMYLATRFGGLNAFADAASGKASFESPAFEFAGNKIQDWVKKGYFINGFNGMDDDSGQARQALYKGDAAMDLMGSWFSGTVIGENPDFISKLGFFAFPALDGSKEDQSLCAGTVGDNLYSISETCKDKEGAFKLIQSLLDDQALQDRKKLGKIIPLKDFKPDDALTQEILDTVNNAKGVQLWYDQYLPAEVAEVHKSTSQEIFGLTKTPQDADKELQAAMDAYKAKNK, encoded by the coding sequence ATGAATAAGAATTTAAAGAGAATGGCAACAGTAATAACGACTGTTGTAATGATGTCATCGTTACTAATTGGTTGTGGAAGTAGTAATTCATCAGCAGTTAATGGAACAGCATCAGAAAAGACAAAATTAACATTATGGCATATTCAAACAGCAACTGCAAAAGATGCAATACATGCTTCTGCAGAAAGATTTATGAAAGAAAATCCACAATATGAAGTAGAAATCGTTGATCAGGTTAATGACTCGTATAAACAAAAATTAGCTATGTCAATGAGTTCAAATCAAACTCCAGATGTATTTATGCAATGGGGAGGATCAGGATTAATTGATTATGTTAATTCAAATAAAATTGCTGATCTTACAGACTTGATGAACAAAGATAACTATAAAGGTAAATTTATAGATGCTGGAATTAATCAATCTTCATACAATGGTAAAATTTACGCTGTTCCAGTTGAAAACGTATCCGTTGCAGGTTTCTTCTATAACAAAGATGTTTTCACTAAATATGGAATAGAAGAACCAAAAACTATTTCTGAATTAGAAGCAGCATGTGATAAGTTAAAAGCAAACGGAGTAGCACCATTTGCTTTAGCTAATGCTACAAAATGGACAGGCTCAATGTATTATATGTATTTAGCAACTCGTTTTGGCGGACTTAACGCATTTGCAGATGCAGCATCAGGAAAAGCTTCATTTGAAAGCCCAGCATTTGAATTTGCTGGAAACAAGATTCAAGATTGGGTTAAAAAAGGATACTTTATAAATGGCTTCAATGGTATGGACGATGATAGTGGTCAAGCTAGACAAGCATTATATAAAGGCGATGCAGCTATGGACTTAATGGGATCATGGTTCTCAGGTACAGTAATCGGTGAAAATCCAGATTTTATCAGTAAATTAGGATTCTTCGCATTCCCAGCATTAGATGGTTCAAAAGAAGATCAATCACTTTGTGCAGGAACTGTTGGAGATAATTTATATTCAATTTCAGAAACATGTAAAGATAAAGAAGGTGCTTTTAAATTAATTCAATCTTTATTAGATGATCAAGCATTACAAGACCGTAAAAAGTTAGGTAAAATTATTCCACTTAAAGATTTCAAACCTGATGATGCATTAACACAAGAAATCTTAGATACAGTTAATAATGCAAAAGGAGTTCAATTATGGTATGACCAATATTTACCAGCAGAAGTTGCAGAAGTACACAAATCAACTAGCCAAGAAATATTTGGTTTAACTAAGACTCCACAAGATGCAGATAAAGAATTACAAGCTGCTATGGATGCATATAAAGCAAAAAATAAATAA
- a CDS encoding ABC transporter permease: MESQTNSLAKRRAASTRNAAIIFLVPALLFLIIYIAYPIVYSFNLSYYDWNGFASNKIFVGLNNWKELINDVVFKKAFLNNLIIMVLSIIIQIPIGISLATFLDFGGKKLNVFKVIWFIPMLMSSVAIGYLFKYALDANSGIITGISKALGGQSIDLLGNPKTALITITVAICWQFIPFYMVYFLAAYSGIPSDLYEAAIIDGAKKSQYFWRIALPLMKPAIKSAIVLSMVGSLKYFDLIYVMTGGGPGTASELMATYMYKNAFSSQRMGYGSTIASGMFILITIISLVTIKALNRKED, encoded by the coding sequence GTGGAATCACAAACTAATAGTTTGGCTAAAAGACGTGCCGCGTCAACAAGAAATGCAGCAATTATATTTCTTGTACCAGCATTATTATTTCTAATAATATATATAGCATATCCAATTGTCTATTCTTTCAATTTAAGTTACTATGATTGGAATGGATTTGCATCAAATAAGATCTTTGTAGGTTTGAATAACTGGAAAGAACTTATTAACGATGTGGTTTTCAAAAAAGCCTTTTTAAATAATCTTATTATCATGGTATTATCTATAATTATTCAAATACCAATTGGTATTTCCCTTGCAACTTTTTTAGATTTTGGTGGGAAAAAATTAAATGTGTTTAAAGTAATTTGGTTTATACCAATGCTAATGTCATCTGTTGCAATTGGTTACTTATTTAAATATGCATTAGATGCGAATTCAGGTATAATAACTGGAATATCAAAGGCATTAGGCGGACAATCAATAGATTTATTAGGCAATCCTAAGACAGCGCTAATTACGATTACAGTAGCTATATGTTGGCAATTTATCCCTTTCTATATGGTGTATTTTCTAGCAGCATATAGTGGTATACCATCAGATTTATATGAAGCAGCAATTATTGATGGTGCTAAAAAAAGCCAATACTTTTGGAGGATAGCACTTCCACTTATGAAACCAGCTATTAAAAGTGCAATTGTATTATCAATGGTTGGGTCATTAAAGTATTTTGATCTTATATACGTTATGACCGGTGGAGGACCAGGTACTGCATCAGAACTCATGGCAACTTATATGTATAAAAATGCGTTTTCATCTCAAAGAATGGGATATGGTTCTACAATAGCGTCAGGAATGTTTATTCTTATAACAATAATATCATTAGTTACAATTAAAGCATTAAATAGAAAGGAAGATTGA
- a CDS encoding carbohydrate ABC transporter permease, whose amino-acid sequence MKQNLSIKKLSTKTIIGILAIVWLLITIVPFIFMLLAGFKQQFEMLMGSVFDLPKSLYLNNFMDVFKGNIFIYFKNSVLVLIVSLVILLFLSACASYPLSRFKFKLNKPIYAIIVACMSVPVHVTLLPIFLMTTKIGLYDSPWALVGPYVAFNLPISVFILVTFMQAIPRELEEAAEIDGCNKYKIFFNLMLPLVKPGLATLAIYNGVAIWNEFSFALVLTQTLPNRTLPLAIWEYQGQYTMNVPMIMSVLTISMLPMIIAFIFGQDKLIKGMMAGAVKG is encoded by the coding sequence ATGAAGCAGAATTTATCAATAAAAAAATTATCTACAAAAACTATAATTGGAATACTCGCAATAGTTTGGCTTTTAATCACAATAGTTCCTTTTATATTTATGTTACTAGCAGGATTTAAGCAACAATTTGAAATGCTTATGGGAAGTGTATTTGATTTACCTAAAAGTTTATATTTAAACAATTTTATGGATGTATTTAAAGGGAACATATTTATATATTTTAAAAATAGTGTATTAGTACTTATAGTTTCACTAGTAATATTATTATTCTTAAGTGCATGTGCATCTTATCCATTATCTAGATTTAAATTTAAGTTAAATAAACCAATTTATGCTATAATAGTAGCATGTATGTCAGTTCCAGTTCATGTGACACTCCTTCCTATATTCTTAATGACTACTAAGATAGGTTTATATGATAGTCCTTGGGCATTAGTAGGTCCATATGTAGCTTTTAATCTACCAATTTCAGTATTTATACTAGTTACATTTATGCAGGCTATCCCTAGAGAATTGGAAGAAGCAGCTGAAATAGACGGTTGTAATAAATATAAAATTTTCTTTAATCTTATGCTTCCGCTAGTAAAGCCAGGACTTGCAACTTTAGCTATTTATAATGGTGTTGCTATATGGAATGAATTTAGTTTTGCATTAGTTTTAACTCAAACTTTACCTAATAGAACATTGCCACTTGCTATTTGGGAATATCAAGGACAATATACAATGAATGTGCCAATGATTATGTCAGTTCTAACTATTTCTATGTTACCAATGATCATAGCATTTATTTTTGGACAAGATAAATTAATTAAAGGCATGATGGCTGGTGCCGTTAAAGGATAG